A single region of the Halopiger xanaduensis SH-6 genome encodes:
- a CDS encoding aspartate aminotransferase family protein: MSDLDFVSGSKPIGLERGEGPYLYTADGTEYLDAGASFACTPLGHCHPAVVDAVQEQVGQLTFVDSSYPVEARENAYASFVASTPDGLESAWFCNSGTEANEAALKFARSATGESKIVAATRSFHGRTMGALAATWKDKYKKPYEPLAGDVEFVPYGDDEVLADAVDDETAAVILEPIQGEGGINVPPEGYLETARECTDEAGAALVLDEVQTGMGRTGSMWACQNAGVTPDILTTAKGLGNGLPVGAVAVRDWIADGAASHNSTFSGGPVVAAAVDATVSTLVEEEWPAHAAEIGDYLVTELEAALGDDIREVRGDGLLVGLELKRGANRAARDLAMNHQILALPAGRTVLRLLPPLVIGQEEADQLVDALTAVVGSDSEEN; this comes from the coding sequence ATGAGCGACCTCGATTTCGTCTCCGGCAGCAAACCCATCGGCCTCGAGCGCGGCGAGGGACCGTACCTCTACACCGCCGACGGCACGGAGTACCTCGACGCGGGCGCGAGCTTCGCCTGCACCCCGCTCGGCCACTGTCACCCGGCGGTCGTCGACGCAGTGCAAGAGCAGGTCGGCCAACTGACCTTCGTCGACTCCTCGTACCCCGTTGAGGCCCGCGAGAACGCCTACGCCTCGTTCGTCGCGTCGACGCCCGACGGCCTCGAGTCCGCCTGGTTCTGCAACTCCGGGACCGAGGCCAACGAGGCCGCGCTGAAGTTCGCCCGCTCGGCGACCGGCGAGTCGAAGATCGTCGCCGCGACCCGCTCGTTCCACGGGCGGACGATGGGCGCGCTCGCGGCCACCTGGAAGGACAAGTACAAGAAGCCCTACGAGCCCCTGGCCGGCGACGTGGAGTTCGTCCCCTACGGCGACGACGAGGTGCTCGCAGACGCAGTGGACGACGAGACCGCGGCGGTCATCCTCGAGCCGATCCAGGGCGAGGGCGGGATCAACGTCCCGCCGGAAGGCTATCTCGAGACGGCTCGCGAATGCACCGACGAAGCCGGCGCGGCGCTCGTCTTAGACGAGGTCCAGACCGGCATGGGCCGCACCGGTTCGATGTGGGCCTGCCAGAACGCGGGCGTCACGCCCGACATCCTCACGACCGCGAAGGGGCTGGGCAACGGCCTGCCCGTCGGCGCGGTCGCGGTGCGGGACTGGATCGCCGACGGCGCGGCCTCGCACAACTCGACGTTCAGCGGCGGCCCCGTCGTCGCCGCGGCGGTCGACGCGACCGTCTCGACGCTGGTCGAGGAGGAGTGGCCCGCCCACGCGGCCGAGATCGGCGACTACCTCGTCACCGAACTCGAGGCGGCGCTGGGCGACGACATCCGCGAGGTTCGTGGCGACGGGCTGCTCGTCGGCCTCGAGTTGAAACGGGGGGCGAACCGCGCCGCCCGCGACCTGGCGATGAACCATCAGATCCTGGCGCTACCGGCGGGTCGGACCGTGCTCCGACTGCTGCCGCCGCTCGTGATCGGGCAGGAGGAAGCGGACCAGCTCGTCGACGCACTGACGGCAGTCGTCGGCTCCGATTCGGAGGAGAACTAA
- a CDS encoding [LysW]-lysine hydrolase, with product MSATTHNQDAADVSHEVARQLLIDLVSIPSPTGEERDAAERLVAFFETHGRDAWIDEAGNVRAPADDSVLLTSHVDTVPGEIPVEVQSADEDDVEADVAEETGEDVLWGRGSVDATGPLAAMAAAAVRTGVSFVGVVGEETNSRGARHLVEDREEPDAIINGEPSGTTGITLGYRGFLAGTYVATSESGHTSRPEPNAIQHATEWWTSVEDAFENDEYQPVFERVTAKPVDIDGGISDDGLSVETTLDVQLRIPPSLDAESVRETAEAELEIGTVSWDEPIPPVMESPRTEVARAFRVAIREVCGETRLVRKTGTSDMNLYAGAWDCPMATYGPGNSDLDHAPDERLSLAEFDESVDVLERVAATLAGGDDE from the coding sequence ATGAGCGCAACGACGCACAATCAGGACGCGGCCGACGTTTCGCACGAGGTCGCACGACAGCTGTTGATCGATCTCGTCTCGATCCCGTCGCCGACGGGCGAGGAGCGCGACGCCGCCGAGCGGCTCGTCGCGTTCTTCGAGACCCACGGCCGCGACGCCTGGATCGACGAGGCCGGCAACGTCCGTGCGCCTGCGGACGACTCGGTCCTGCTCACCTCACACGTCGATACCGTCCCCGGCGAGATTCCGGTCGAAGTGCAGTCGGCCGACGAGGACGACGTCGAAGCCGATGTCGCCGAGGAGACCGGCGAGGACGTGCTCTGGGGACGGGGCAGCGTCGACGCGACCGGTCCGCTGGCCGCGATGGCCGCCGCGGCCGTCCGTACCGGCGTCTCCTTCGTCGGCGTCGTCGGCGAGGAGACCAACTCCCGCGGGGCGCGCCACCTCGTCGAGGATCGCGAGGAGCCCGATGCCATCATCAACGGCGAACCCAGCGGTACCACCGGAATCACGCTCGGCTATCGGGGCTTCCTCGCGGGAACCTACGTCGCGACCAGCGAATCCGGCCACACCTCGCGTCCCGAACCCAACGCCATCCAGCACGCCACCGAGTGGTGGACCAGCGTCGAGGACGCCTTCGAGAACGACGAGTACCAGCCCGTCTTCGAGCGCGTCACCGCCAAGCCCGTCGACATCGACGGCGGGATCAGCGACGACGGCCTCTCCGTCGAGACGACGCTCGACGTCCAACTGCGCATTCCCCCGTCGCTGGACGCCGAATCGGTCCGCGAAACCGCCGAAGCCGAACTCGAGATCGGCACCGTCTCGTGGGACGAGCCGATCCCGCCGGTGATGGAGAGCCCCCGGACGGAGGTCGCCCGCGCGTTCCGCGTGGCGATCCGGGAGGTCTGCGGCGAGACGCGGCTGGTTCGCAAGACCGGCACCAGCGACATGAACCTCTACGCCGGCGCGTGGGACTGCCCGATGGCCACCTACGGCCCCGGCAATTCCGACCTAGACCACGCGCCCGACGAGCGACTCTCGCTCGCGGAGTTCGACGAGTCGGTCGACGTCTTGGAGCGCGTCGCCGCGACGCTGGCCGGAGGTGACGACGAATGA
- the argF gene encoding ornithine carbamoyltransferase, whose amino-acid sequence MSAEPRHFLEIGDVSEDELLTILERAEEYKAAQHAGEDHEDLDGQTLGMIFQKPSTRTRVSFETGMTQLGGHAVFLGEDDIQLGRGEPLKDTSRTLSRYVDAVMARVFKHENIEVFAEYADVPVVNGLTDDAHPCQTLADLLTIREQEGGFEGVSAAWIGDGNNVAQSFVLGCALTDIDLTVATPEGYGIDDRVLERARELGGDPTVTHDPDEAAAGADVIYTDVWISMGQEDERDVRMQAFEGFQVCADLLERAPEASVMHCLPAHRGEEITDDVIESDRSVVFDQAENRLHAQKALLSWLLE is encoded by the coding sequence ATGAGCGCCGAACCCAGGCACTTCCTCGAGATCGGCGACGTCTCCGAGGACGAACTGCTGACGATCCTCGAGCGCGCCGAGGAGTACAAGGCGGCCCAGCACGCCGGCGAGGACCACGAAGACCTCGACGGCCAGACGCTCGGGATGATCTTCCAGAAGCCCAGCACCCGCACCCGCGTCTCCTTCGAGACGGGGATGACCCAGCTGGGCGGCCACGCCGTCTTCCTCGGCGAAGACGACATCCAACTCGGCCGCGGGGAGCCGCTAAAGGACACCTCCCGTACGCTCTCGCGGTACGTCGACGCCGTGATGGCCCGCGTCTTCAAACACGAGAACATCGAGGTCTTCGCGGAGTACGCGGACGTGCCGGTCGTCAACGGCCTCACCGACGACGCCCACCCCTGCCAGACGCTCGCGGACCTGCTGACGATCCGCGAGCAGGAGGGCGGGTTCGAGGGCGTGTCGGCGGCCTGGATCGGCGACGGCAACAACGTCGCCCAGTCGTTCGTACTCGGCTGTGCGCTCACGGATATCGACCTCACCGTCGCCACGCCCGAGGGGTACGGCATCGACGACCGCGTCCTCGAGCGCGCCCGCGAACTGGGCGGCGATCCGACGGTAACCCACGATCCGGACGAGGCCGCCGCCGGCGCGGACGTCATCTACACCGACGTCTGGATCAGCATGGGCCAGGAGGACGAGCGCGACGTCCGCATGCAGGCCTTCGAGGGCTTTCAGGTCTGTGCGGACCTGCTCGAGCGCGCTCCCGAGGCCTCCGTGATGCACTGCCTGCCCGCCCACCGCGGCGAGGAGATCACCGACGACGTCATCGAGAGCGATCGCTCGGTCGTCTTCGATCAGGCCGAGAATCGCTTGCACGCACAGAAGGCACTGTTGAGCTGGCTGCTCGAGTGA
- a CDS encoding acetylglutamate/acetylaminoadipate kinase — protein sequence MTVVVKVGGARAVDPEGALADVASLVEDGEDVVLTHGGSTAVDETLEDLGKEPTYVETPGGVVGRFTDEETMDVFKMVMPGKLNTDLVESLHNEGVDAVGLSGTDGKLLEGKRKSAVRVKEDGKKKIKRGDHSGKIESVNADLLETTLAGGYTPVVSVPMLGKEKSGGYTAVNADADRAAAAIAGALEADLVVLTDVSGIYEDPDDESTKIDSAATPEEFEAVKEAAEGFMTKKVMAAEEALEGGAASVTVATANADAPITSALEGEGTTLESGVLADEADEETAQEAAE from the coding sequence GTGACCGTGGTTGTCAAGGTCGGCGGCGCACGCGCCGTCGACCCCGAGGGCGCACTCGCCGACGTCGCCTCGCTCGTCGAGGACGGCGAGGACGTCGTTCTCACCCACGGCGGCTCAACTGCCGTCGACGAGACGCTCGAGGATCTCGGCAAGGAGCCAACCTACGTCGAAACGCCCGGCGGCGTCGTCGGGCGGTTCACCGACGAGGAGACGATGGACGTCTTCAAGATGGTGATGCCCGGCAAGCTCAACACCGATCTGGTGGAGAGCCTGCACAACGAGGGCGTCGACGCCGTCGGCCTCTCCGGCACGGACGGCAAGCTACTCGAAGGGAAACGGAAGTCCGCCGTCCGCGTCAAGGAGGACGGCAAGAAGAAGATCAAGCGCGGCGACCACTCGGGTAAGATCGAGTCCGTCAACGCGGACCTGCTCGAGACGACGCTTGCAGGCGGCTACACCCCCGTCGTCTCCGTCCCCATGCTGGGCAAGGAGAAGTCGGGTGGCTACACCGCGGTCAACGCCGACGCCGACCGCGCGGCCGCGGCGATCGCGGGCGCGCTCGAGGCAGACCTCGTCGTCCTCACGGACGTCTCGGGGATCTACGAGGATCCCGACGACGAGTCGACGAAGATCGACTCGGCCGCGACGCCCGAGGAGTTCGAGGCCGTCAAAGAGGCCGCTGAAGGCTTCATGACGAAGAAAGTCATGGCCGCCGAAGAAGCGCTCGAGGGCGGCGCCGCAAGCGTGACCGTCGCGACCGCGAACGCCGACGCACCGATCACGAGCGCGCTCGAGGGGGAGGGGACGACGCTCGAGTCCGGCGTGCTCGCGGACGAAGCGGACGAAGAAACCGCACAGGAGGCCGCAGAATGA
- the argC gene encoding N-acetyl-gamma-glutamyl-phosphate reductase produces the protein MAVGTETGADENAETVTASVVGGSGFTGGELLRLLAGHPNFEIGEVTSRSKAGKSVGSVHPPLRGSGLRFTEPDDLESVDVLFAATPHGVSMGQIDEFFDHADTIVDLSADFRLETEEQYDEWYDGHEAPEYLEKAEYALPEINRENLAGAELIAGGGCNATATILGLYPLFEHDILEGGEQVVVDVKVGSSEGGAGGGEASSHPERSGVVRPYAPTGHRHEAEIEQFLGTSVAFTCHAVDMIRGASATSHVFPSSPVSKGDLWQAYRGCYEDEPFVRMAAGGSGVYRYPEPKAVAGTNLAEVGFELDPSNKRVVVFSAIDNMMKGSAGQAVHAANVALGLEETAGLEFTGLHPVGAP, from the coding sequence ATGGCGGTCGGCACCGAAACCGGCGCCGACGAGAACGCCGAGACGGTCACCGCGAGCGTCGTCGGCGGCTCCGGCTTCACGGGCGGCGAACTGCTGCGCCTGCTCGCGGGCCACCCGAACTTCGAGATCGGCGAGGTCACCAGCCGGTCGAAGGCCGGCAAGAGCGTCGGCTCGGTCCACCCGCCGCTTCGCGGGTCAGGCCTCCGGTTTACCGAACCCGACGATCTCGAGAGCGTCGACGTGCTGTTCGCGGCAACGCCCCACGGCGTCTCGATGGGCCAGATCGACGAGTTCTTCGACCATGCCGATACGATCGTCGATCTCTCGGCGGACTTCCGCCTCGAGACCGAGGAGCAGTACGACGAGTGGTACGACGGCCACGAGGCACCGGAGTATCTCGAGAAGGCCGAGTACGCGCTGCCCGAGATCAACCGCGAGAACCTCGCGGGCGCGGAACTGATCGCCGGCGGCGGCTGTAACGCCACCGCGACCATCCTCGGCCTGTACCCGCTGTTCGAGCACGACATCCTCGAGGGCGGCGAGCAGGTCGTCGTCGACGTGAAGGTCGGCTCCTCGGAAGGAGGGGCCGGCGGCGGCGAGGCCTCGAGCCACCCCGAGCGCTCGGGCGTCGTCCGCCCCTACGCACCGACGGGCCACCGCCACGAGGCCGAGATCGAGCAGTTCCTCGGCACCTCGGTCGCCTTCACCTGCCACGCCGTGGACATGATCCGCGGCGCCAGCGCGACGAGCCACGTCTTCCCCTCGAGTCCGGTCTCGAAGGGCGACCTCTGGCAGGCGTATCGGGGCTGTTACGAGGACGAGCCGTTCGTCCGGATGGCCGCCGGCGGCTCCGGCGTGTATCGATATCCGGAGCCGAAGGCGGTCGCCGGCACCAACCTCGCCGAGGTCGGCTTCGAGCTCGACCCCTCGAACAAGCGCGTCGTCGTCTTCTCGGCGATCGACAACATGATGAAGGGCTCTGCCGGGCAGGCGGTCCACGCCGCCAACGTCGCGCTCGGCTTAGAGGAAACCGCCGGACTCGAGTTTACGGGGCTGCACCCCGTGGGGGCGCCGTAA
- the lysX gene encoding lysine biosynthesis protein LysX, with product MKVGILYSRIRKDEKLLLNELRERDHEVEKIDVRKQTFDIGEVPEEFADLDIVVDRCLATSRSLYATQFFEAYGIPVINSHETADICADKVKNSLALEKAGVPTPATKVAFTKESAMEAIEEFGYPCVLKPVVGSWGRLMAKIDSPDAAEAILEHKATLGHYEHKVFYVQEFVEKPGRDIRVLATDGEPIAAMVRSSDHWITNAAKGAETDVFELDDEAKELVQKASDAVGGGLLGVDLMETEDGYTVHEVNHTVEFKALDGAVETDVAGTVVDWLEEKAAAAADEELEVSA from the coding sequence TTGAAGGTAGGAATACTCTACTCCCGGATCCGCAAGGACGAGAAGCTGCTGTTGAACGAGCTTCGCGAGCGCGACCACGAGGTCGAAAAGATCGACGTCCGCAAGCAGACCTTCGACATCGGCGAGGTCCCCGAGGAGTTCGCGGACCTCGACATCGTCGTCGACCGCTGTCTCGCCACGAGCCGGAGCCTGTACGCCACGCAGTTCTTCGAGGCGTACGGGATCCCCGTGATCAACAGCCACGAGACGGCGGATATCTGCGCGGACAAAGTCAAGAACAGCCTCGCGCTCGAGAAGGCGGGCGTGCCCACGCCCGCGACGAAGGTCGCCTTCACGAAGGAGTCGGCGATGGAGGCCATCGAGGAGTTCGGCTATCCCTGCGTCCTCAAACCCGTCGTGGGTTCGTGGGGCCGCCTGATGGCCAAGATCGACTCGCCCGACGCCGCCGAAGCGATCCTCGAGCACAAGGCGACGCTGGGCCACTACGAGCACAAGGTGTTCTACGTCCAGGAGTTCGTCGAGAAGCCCGGCCGTGACATCCGCGTGCTCGCGACCGACGGCGAGCCCATCGCCGCGATGGTCCGCTCGTCGGACCACTGGATCACTAACGCCGCGAAGGGCGCGGAGACGGACGTCTTCGAACTCGACGACGAGGCCAAAGAGCTCGTCCAGAAGGCCAGCGACGCCGTCGGCGGCGGCCTGCTGGGCGTCGACCTCATGGAGACCGAAGACGGGTACACGGTCCACGAGGTCAACCACACGGTCGAGTTCAAGGCGCTGGACGGCGCCGTCGAGACCGACGTCGCCGGTACCGTCGTCGACTGGCTCGAGGAGAAAGCCGCTGCGGCGGCCGACGAGGAACTCGAGGTGAGCGCCTGA
- the argH gene encoding argininosuccinate lyase: MTEESARDDGGEFDVATDGGADGKGVVRRDRFSGGPARGFLSSLEADERIFEADLEVDRAHVVMLAEQGIVADDVAGNVLTALDAIEVEGHAGLPEGEDVHEAIETAVIERIGEQGGKMHTARSRNDEVAACIRYRLREDVLEAIETTLALRESLVEVAAEHADTVMPGYTHLQPAQPITVGHWALSYEAAVRRDTERLLEAYDRINQSPLGGAAFAGTTFDIDRERTAELLGFDGVVENSMDASSSRDFLLETVQTLSTHATTLSGLAEDVVIFANRGFVDLSDDYSSTSSIMPQKKNPDTLELVRAVAGDAAGSVQGLTTTLKGLPRAYNRDLQRATTHAWETVDAVTEASEVAAGAVATADWNEETLAAEAGEGFSTATGVADLLAANGLPFRTAHEMVAVAAENGGDYDALEAAAADVLGEPLESLVDPEDVRDALDPAESVASRDSQGGPAPDAVADQLEDARRAIAADEATLEARIDALEDAHEALRSEVNEYV; encoded by the coding sequence ATGACCGAGGAGAGCGCTCGCGACGACGGCGGAGAGTTCGACGTTGCAACCGACGGTGGCGCCGATGGCAAGGGCGTCGTCCGGCGGGACCGCTTCAGCGGCGGCCCCGCCCGGGGCTTCCTCTCCTCGCTCGAGGCAGACGAGCGGATCTTCGAGGCCGACCTCGAGGTCGACCGCGCCCACGTCGTGATGCTCGCCGAGCAGGGGATCGTCGCGGACGACGTCGCGGGGAACGTGCTGACCGCCCTCGACGCGATCGAAGTCGAGGGCCACGCTGGCCTCCCCGAGGGCGAGGACGTCCACGAGGCCATCGAGACGGCCGTCATCGAGCGCATCGGCGAGCAGGGCGGGAAGATGCACACCGCGCGCTCGCGCAACGACGAGGTCGCGGCCTGCATCCGCTACCGCCTGCGCGAGGACGTCCTCGAGGCGATCGAGACGACGCTCGCGCTGCGCGAGTCGCTCGTGGAGGTGGCCGCCGAGCACGCGGACACCGTCATGCCCGGCTACACCCACCTCCAGCCCGCCCAGCCGATCACCGTCGGCCACTGGGCGCTCTCCTACGAGGCCGCGGTTCGCCGCGACACCGAACGGCTGCTCGAGGCCTACGACCGCATCAACCAGTCGCCGCTGGGCGGCGCCGCGTTCGCGGGTACGACCTTCGACATCGACCGCGAGCGCACCGCCGAGTTGCTCGGGTTTGACGGGGTCGTCGAGAACTCGATGGACGCCTCCTCGAGCCGGGACTTCCTGCTCGAGACGGTCCAGACGCTGTCGACCCACGCGACGACGCTGTCCGGACTCGCGGAGGACGTGGTCATCTTCGCGAACCGCGGCTTCGTCGACCTCTCGGACGACTACTCGTCGACGTCGTCGATCATGCCCCAGAAGAAGAATCCCGACACGCTCGAGCTCGTCCGCGCGGTCGCGGGCGACGCGGCCGGCAGCGTGCAGGGACTGACGACGACCCTGAAGGGACTGCCCCGCGCGTACAACCGCGACCTCCAGCGGGCGACGACCCACGCCTGGGAGACCGTCGACGCCGTGACGGAGGCCAGTGAGGTCGCCGCCGGCGCGGTCGCCACCGCCGACTGGAACGAGGAGACCCTCGCGGCGGAAGCCGGCGAGGGGTTCTCGACGGCGACCGGCGTCGCGGACCTGCTGGCGGCCAACGGCCTGCCCTTCCGCACGGCCCACGAGATGGTCGCCGTCGCCGCGGAGAACGGCGGGGACTACGACGCCCTCGAGGCCGCCGCCGCGGACGTGCTGGGCGAGCCCCTCGAGTCGCTGGTCGACCCCGAGGACGTCCGGGATGCGCTCGATCCCGCCGAAAGCGTCGCGAGCCGCGACTCGCAGGGCGGCCCCGCCCCCGATGCGGTGGCCGACCAACTCGAGGACGCGCGCCGCGCCATCGCGGCCGACGAAGCGACGCTCGAAGCGCGCATCGACGCGCTCGAGGACGCACACGAAGCGCTTCGTTCGGAGGTGAACGAGTATGTGTGA
- the lysW gene encoding lysine biosynthesis protein LysW produces the protein MTECVECGAEVSLHDDLEVGEIVDCTTCGAELEVVDTEPPVLERAPELEEDWGE, from the coding sequence ATGACCGAATGCGTCGAGTGTGGGGCTGAAGTGTCCCTGCACGACGATCTGGAAGTCGGAGAGATTGTCGACTGTACGACCTGCGGCGCCGAGCTGGAAGTCGTCGACACCGAGCCACCAGTCCTCGAGCGAGCCCCGGAGCTCGAAGAGGACTGGGGTGAGTAA
- the thrC gene encoding threonine synthase → MSLSLSAEQPETPDAADDGVWLECIECGATFAPFEDVRYTCDECDGLLEVRYEDLPTFDDFEGEGVWRYSDALPLEDGVTAQEGATPLYEVPRLEDEIGVDALRIKHEGMNPTGSFKDRGMTVGVAVAKELGVDRLACASTGNTSAALAAYGSRGGMETLVLLPAGKVAAGKIAQASLHGARILEVDGNFDACLDIVQELAEGGEAYLLNSLNPFRLEGQKTIGLEILEGFRDDYGAFPDRIVLPVGNAGNTSALYKAFRELVQAGALEESEVPKLVGVQAEGAAPMVEAIENGADEVRRWDDVETRATAIRIGNPVNAPKALPGIRETGGTAISVTDEEITEAQRDLAGEGIGVEPASAASVAGLRKLRAEGIVDDDERVACLTTGHLLKDPDAAAAAGNDPEPVPADTDGVLEHLQSE, encoded by the coding sequence ATGAGTCTCAGTCTCTCGGCCGAACAGCCGGAAACGCCCGACGCCGCCGACGACGGCGTCTGGCTCGAGTGCATCGAGTGCGGCGCAACCTTCGCCCCCTTCGAGGACGTCCGCTACACCTGCGACGAGTGCGACGGACTCCTCGAGGTCCGGTACGAGGACCTGCCGACGTTCGACGACTTCGAGGGCGAGGGCGTCTGGCGCTACTCGGACGCCCTGCCGCTCGAGGACGGCGTGACGGCCCAGGAGGGTGCCACGCCGCTGTACGAGGTGCCCCGGCTCGAGGACGAGATCGGCGTCGACGCCCTACGCATCAAGCACGAGGGGATGAATCCCACCGGCTCGTTCAAGGACCGCGGGATGACCGTCGGCGTCGCCGTGGCGAAGGAGCTGGGCGTCGACCGCCTGGCCTGCGCCTCCACTGGCAACACGAGCGCCGCGCTCGCAGCGTACGGCTCCCGCGGCGGGATGGAGACGCTCGTCCTGCTGCCGGCCGGCAAGGTCGCCGCCGGCAAGATCGCCCAGGCGAGCCTCCACGGCGCGCGCATCCTCGAGGTCGACGGCAACTTCGACGCCTGTCTCGACATCGTGCAGGAACTGGCTGAGGGCGGCGAAGCCTACCTCCTGAACTCGCTGAACCCCTTCCGCCTCGAGGGCCAGAAGACGATCGGCCTCGAGATCCTCGAGGGCTTCCGCGACGACTACGGCGCCTTCCCGGACCGGATCGTCCTCCCCGTCGGGAACGCGGGCAACACCTCGGCGCTCTACAAGGCGTTCCGCGAACTCGTGCAGGCGGGCGCGCTCGAGGAGTCGGAGGTGCCGAAACTCGTCGGCGTGCAAGCCGAGGGCGCGGCTCCGATGGTCGAGGCGATCGAGAACGGCGCAGACGAGGTCCGCCGCTGGGACGACGTGGAGACACGCGCGACGGCGATCCGGATCGGCAACCCCGTTAACGCGCCGAAGGCGCTGCCCGGCATCCGCGAGACCGGCGGCACCGCGATCTCGGTGACCGACGAGGAGATCACCGAGGCCCAGCGCGACCTCGCCGGCGAGGGGATCGGCGTCGAGCCGGCCTCCGCAGCCTCCGTTGCCGGACTCCGAAAGCTGCGCGCGGAGGGCATCGTCGACGACGACGAGCGCGTCGCCTGCCTGACGACCGGCCACCTGCTCAAGGACCCCGACGCGGCCGCGGCTGCGGGCAACGATCCCGAACCGGTGCCGGCCGATACGGACGGCGTGCTCGAGCACCTGCAAAGCGAGTAG
- a CDS encoding type 1 glutamine amidotransferase yields the protein MKQLRIAVLNAAHRDENTTRNFRRELDASLSEFDVTAGEVPETFDFDGAVVTGSRSSVYWDEEWIATAAEWVGDAIDRGIPFLGVCWGHQLLAHVLGGTVEDMGAYEVGYSEIEQLGDSRLFDGIAEEFTAFTSHSDEVSELPPGAEPLAENEYSNHGFRKDRVFGVQFHPEYDTKTARELVHRKELSDERLESILDEITEENYRQACPAKLVFDNFLAFVEEVRAEEGAVATADADLETAADTEADATAEVGSSD from the coding sequence ATGAAGCAACTTCGAATCGCCGTCCTGAATGCCGCCCATCGGGACGAGAACACGACGCGGAACTTCCGGCGCGAACTCGACGCGTCGCTGTCGGAGTTCGACGTGACCGCAGGAGAGGTCCCCGAAACCTTCGACTTCGACGGCGCCGTCGTCACCGGGTCGCGGTCGTCGGTCTACTGGGACGAGGAGTGGATCGCCACCGCGGCGGAGTGGGTCGGCGACGCAATCGATCGCGGCATCCCCTTCCTCGGCGTCTGTTGGGGCCACCAACTGCTCGCGCACGTCCTCGGCGGCACGGTCGAGGATATGGGCGCCTACGAGGTCGGCTACAGCGAGATCGAGCAACTCGGCGACTCGCGACTCTTCGACGGCATCGCCGAGGAGTTCACCGCCTTCACCAGCCACTCCGACGAAGTATCAGAACTCCCGCCCGGTGCCGAACCGCTCGCCGAGAACGAGTACTCCAACCACGGCTTCCGGAAGGATCGCGTTTTCGGCGTCCAGTTCCACCCCGAGTACGATACCAAGACGGCCCGCGAACTCGTCCACCGCAAGGAACTCTCCGACGAACGCCTCGAGTCGATCCTCGACGAAATCACCGAGGAGAACTATCGGCAGGCTTGCCCTGCGAAACTCGTCTTCGATAACTTCCTCGCGTTCGTCGAGGAGGTTCGCGCGGAGGAAGGTGCGGTCGCGACCGCCGATGCGGATCTCGAGACCGCTGCCGATACCGAGGCGGACGCGACGGCCGAAGTCGGCAGTTCGGACTGA